One Streptomyces lincolnensis genomic region harbors:
- a CDS encoding ABC transporter substrate-binding protein — MRRTTSRLLRGLALVSALALGATACGSSDDDSSEQKQVSAADIQAALKKGGTVNVWAWEPTLKTVAADFQKKYPKVKINLVSERSGDKHYTALSNAISAGKGVPDVAQVEYFALGQYSLTKGLSDLAPYGAEKLASKYTPGPWNAVSDGDKVYGLPMDSGPMAMFYNKKVFDKYKVAVPTTWDEYLEAARKLHKADPKVYIANDEGDAGFTTSMLWQAGSRPYKVDGTKVSINFDDAGAKKFEAVWQKMIDEKLVAPITGWTDDWYKGLGDGSLATLTTGAWMPANFTTGVPNASGDWRAAPMPAWTKGDKASAENGGSSLTLPTLGKNKELAYAFVEYANSGDGVATRVSEGAFPATKAELESPAFQSKKFEYFGGQEANKIFAESAANVASDWSYLPFQPYANSIFNDTVGKAYVSNTKLADGLKAWQDASIKYGKEQGFTVE; from the coding sequence ATGCGCAGAACAACGAGCCGCCTCCTGCGGGGCCTCGCCCTCGTCTCCGCCCTCGCCCTCGGCGCCACCGCCTGCGGCAGCTCGGACGACGACAGCTCCGAGCAGAAGCAGGTCTCCGCCGCGGACATCCAGGCGGCCCTCAAGAAGGGCGGCACGGTCAACGTGTGGGCCTGGGAGCCCACGCTGAAGACGGTCGCCGCCGACTTCCAGAAGAAGTACCCCAAGGTCAAGATCAACCTCGTCAGCGAGCGGTCGGGCGACAAGCACTACACCGCGCTGTCGAACGCCATCTCCGCGGGCAAGGGCGTGCCCGACGTCGCGCAGGTCGAGTACTTCGCGCTCGGTCAGTACTCCCTCACCAAGGGCCTGTCGGACCTGGCCCCGTACGGCGCCGAGAAGCTCGCCTCGAAGTACACGCCGGGTCCGTGGAACGCCGTCAGCGACGGTGACAAGGTCTACGGCCTGCCGATGGACTCCGGTCCGATGGCGATGTTCTACAACAAGAAGGTCTTCGACAAGTACAAGGTCGCCGTCCCGACCACCTGGGACGAGTACCTGGAGGCGGCCCGCAAGCTGCACAAGGCCGACCCCAAGGTGTACATCGCCAACGACGAGGGCGACGCGGGCTTCACCACCTCCATGCTGTGGCAGGCCGGTTCGCGCCCCTACAAGGTCGACGGCACCAAGGTCTCCATCAACTTCGACGACGCCGGCGCCAAGAAGTTCGAGGCCGTGTGGCAGAAGATGATCGACGAGAAGCTGGTCGCCCCGATCACCGGCTGGACCGACGACTGGTACAAGGGCCTGGGTGACGGCTCCCTCGCCACGCTGACCACCGGCGCCTGGATGCCCGCCAACTTCACCACCGGTGTGCCGAACGCCTCGGGCGACTGGCGCGCGGCCCCGATGCCGGCCTGGACCAAGGGCGACAAGGCCAGCGCGGAGAACGGCGGCAGCTCGCTGACGCTGCCCACGCTGGGCAAGAACAAGGAACTGGCCTACGCGTTCGTCGAGTACGCCAACTCCGGTGACGGTGTCGCCACCCGCGTGTCGGAAGGCGCCTTCCCCGCCACCAAGGCGGAGCTGGAGTCCCCCGCGTTCCAGAGCAAGAAGTTCGAGTACTTCGGCGGCCAGGAGGCCAACAAGATCTTCGCCGAGTCCGCGGCGAACGTGGCGAGCGACTGGTCGTACCTGCCGTTCCAGCCGTACGCCAACTCGATCTTCA
- a CDS encoding carbohydrate ABC transporter permease, protein MTTSSVATPAPAKSAPRLRTPRKYSPGRPKRSKLLTALMALMVLYTVVPLIWLLINSTKTQAGLADSNGLWFANDFAFWDNIRDTFTYHDGIFGRWLLNTLLYVVLGAGGATLLAVLGGYALAKFSFPGKRAIFAVVIGAVAVPGTALAVPTFLMFSKMGLTDTPWAVIIPSLVSPFGLYLMWVFAAEAIPTELLEAARMDGAGEVRTFFQVSLPLLAPGIVTVLLFTTVATWNNYFLPLIMLKDPDWYPLTLGLSSWSSQAQTIGGDVIFNLVITGSLLTIVPLIAVFLLLQKYWQSGLAAGSVKE, encoded by the coding sequence ATGACCACTTCTTCTGTCGCCACCCCCGCTCCCGCCAAGAGCGCCCCCCGCCTGCGGACACCGCGCAAGTACTCACCGGGCAGGCCCAAGCGCAGCAAGCTGCTGACCGCGCTGATGGCCCTGATGGTGCTCTACACGGTCGTCCCGCTGATCTGGCTGCTCATCAACTCCACGAAGACCCAGGCGGGCCTGGCCGACTCCAACGGTCTGTGGTTCGCCAACGACTTCGCGTTCTGGGACAACATCCGGGACACCTTCACCTACCACGACGGCATCTTCGGCCGCTGGCTGCTGAACACCCTGCTGTACGTGGTGCTCGGCGCGGGCGGTGCCACGCTGCTGGCGGTGCTGGGCGGGTACGCGCTCGCGAAGTTCTCCTTCCCCGGCAAGCGCGCGATCTTCGCCGTGGTGATCGGCGCGGTGGCCGTGCCGGGTACGGCCCTGGCGGTGCCGACCTTCCTGATGTTCAGCAAGATGGGGCTGACCGACACGCCCTGGGCGGTGATCATCCCGTCGCTGGTCTCGCCGTTCGGCCTGTATCTGATGTGGGTGTTCGCGGCCGAGGCGATCCCGACCGAGCTGCTGGAGGCGGCGCGGATGGACGGCGCCGGCGAGGTGCGGACCTTCTTCCAGGTCTCTCTGCCGCTGCTGGCCCCGGGCATCGTGACGGTGCTGCTGTTCACCACGGTCGCCACCTGGAACAACTACTTCCTGCCGCTGATCATGCTGAAGGACCCGGACTGGTATCCCCTGACCCTGGGGCTCAGCTCCTGGAGCTCCCAGGCGCAGACGATCGGCGGTGACGTGATCTTCAACCTGGTGATCACCGGTTCGCTCCTGACCATCGTGCCGCTGATCGCCGTATTCCTGCTCCTCCAGAAGTACTGGCAGTCCGGACTCGCCGCAGGAAGCGTCAAGGAATGA
- a CDS encoding carbohydrate ABC transporter permease: MTTLQPPAAAQPRSAPPPARKDRRSWTGWGFIGPFVAVFALVFLAPIVYSVYLSLYRNQLIGGNQFVGLDNYTQAFKDEQFWDSVGRVGLFLVIQVPIMLGIALLVALALDSGRLYGKSFFRITIFLPYAVPAVVATLMWGFMYGTKYGLVGDINSAFGTTLPNLLSPDWVLASIGNIVTWEFVGYNMLIFYSALRVVPTSLYEAAEIDGAGQLRVITSIKLPAIRGAIVIATIFSIIGSFQLFNEPSILRPLALNSITTDYTPNFYTYSLSFNGQQHNYSATVAIIMGVITMVVAYAVQLRGMRKGA; encoded by the coding sequence ATGACGACGCTGCAACCGCCGGCGGCCGCCCAGCCGCGGTCGGCACCACCCCCGGCGCGAAAGGACCGGCGCTCCTGGACGGGGTGGGGGTTCATCGGTCCCTTCGTGGCCGTCTTCGCTCTGGTCTTCCTGGCTCCGATCGTGTATTCGGTCTACCTGAGCCTGTACCGCAACCAGCTCATCGGCGGCAACCAGTTCGTCGGCCTGGACAACTACACGCAGGCGTTCAAGGACGAGCAGTTCTGGGACTCCGTGGGCCGCGTCGGACTGTTCCTGGTGATCCAGGTGCCGATCATGCTGGGCATCGCCCTGCTTGTGGCGCTGGCCCTGGACAGCGGGCGGCTGTACGGCAAGAGCTTCTTCCGGATCACGATCTTCCTGCCGTACGCGGTACCCGCGGTGGTCGCCACCCTGATGTGGGGCTTCATGTACGGCACGAAGTACGGCCTGGTCGGTGACATCAACTCCGCGTTCGGCACGACGCTGCCCAACCTGCTCTCCCCCGACTGGGTGCTGGCCTCCATCGGCAACATCGTGACCTGGGAGTTCGTCGGGTACAACATGCTGATCTTCTACTCGGCGCTGCGCGTCGTCCCGACCTCGCTGTACGAGGCGGCCGAGATCGACGGCGCCGGTCAGCTGCGGGTGATCACCTCGATCAAGCTTCCCGCCATCCGGGGGGCGATCGTGATCGCGACGATCTTCTCGATCATCGGCAGCTTCCAGCTCTTCAACGAGCCGAGCATCCTGCGTCCGCTGGCCCTGAACTCCATCACCACCGACTACACGCCGAACTTCTACACGTACTCGCTGTCCTTCAACGGTCAGCAGCACAACTACTCCGCGACCGTCGCCATCATCATGGGCGTGATCACGATGGTGGTCGCCTATGCCGTGCAGTTGCGCGGCATGCGCAAGGGAGCGTGA
- a CDS encoding LacI family DNA-binding transcriptional regulator, whose product MADVARLAGVSSQTVSRVSNGYAGVNEETRRQVLAAMKELGYRPNSAARALKRGEFRTIGVITFTLSTTGNVRTLEAIATSAAAEGYAVTLLPVAMPTQDEVRGAFSRLEELAVDAVIVIMEVHLLDAATVTLPPHVQVVVVDSDAGDRYTVVDTDQHSGSRIAVRHLLDLGHRTVWHLGGPEGSFAAQRRSDAWRFALEEAGRTVPPLVRGDWSAESGYRVGLELAAQQECTAVFAANDQMALGLLRALHERGRRVPEDVSVIGFDDIPEASSFLPPLTTLHQDFAEVGRLCVQAVLRKMRQVGPERGTTLVPTRLVERASTAGPPDGGGGGG is encoded by the coding sequence ATGGCGGATGTGGCCCGGCTGGCGGGCGTGTCGTCGCAGACGGTGTCCCGGGTCTCCAACGGTTACGCCGGTGTGAACGAGGAGACCCGCCGCCAGGTCCTCGCGGCCATGAAGGAACTCGGCTACCGGCCCAACAGCGCGGCCCGCGCCCTCAAGCGCGGCGAGTTCCGCACCATAGGCGTGATCACCTTCACTCTGTCGACCACCGGCAATGTGCGCACCCTGGAGGCGATCGCCACCTCCGCGGCGGCCGAGGGGTACGCGGTGACGCTGCTGCCCGTCGCCATGCCGACCCAGGACGAGGTGCGGGGCGCGTTCTCCCGGCTGGAGGAGCTCGCGGTCGACGCGGTGATCGTCATCATGGAGGTCCACCTCCTCGACGCCGCGACCGTCACCCTGCCGCCGCACGTCCAGGTCGTGGTGGTCGACTCCGACGCAGGCGACCGCTACACGGTCGTGGACACCGACCAGCACAGCGGCAGCCGCATCGCCGTGCGCCACCTGCTCGACCTGGGACACCGGACCGTCTGGCATCTGGGCGGCCCCGAAGGCTCCTTCGCCGCCCAGCGACGCTCCGACGCCTGGCGCTTCGCCCTGGAGGAGGCCGGCCGTACCGTGCCGCCCCTCGTGCGCGGCGACTGGTCGGCCGAGTCCGGCTACCGGGTCGGCCTCGAACTCGCCGCCCAGCAGGAGTGCACCGCCGTCTTCGCGGCCAACGACCAGATGGCTCTCGGCCTGCTGCGCGCCCTCCACGAACGCGGCAGACGCGTGCCCGAGGACGTCAGCGTCATCGGCTTCGACGACATCCCCGAAGCCAGCTCCTTCCTGCCCCCGCTCACCACGCTCCACCAGGACTTCGCCGAGGTGGGACGGCTCTGCGTCCAGGCCGTGCTGCGCAAGATGCGCCAGGTCGGGCCGGAGCGGGGGACGACGTTGGTGCCGACTCGGCTGGTGGAACGCGCGAGTACGGCGGGACCGCCGGATGGGGGTGGCGGGGGAGGGTGA
- a CDS encoding hemerythrin domain-containing protein yields MGHGGDVIDELVTDHREVEEIFGRIESLPSGDKDRKVYADQATMELVRHSVAEEAYLYPAVREHLVNGNTMADREIEDHSKAERIMKDLEGCEAGDPEFDRLVTMLMSEIRSHIADEEENLFPQLRVACPADALNDLGDKVRMAKKVAPTRPHPSAPDTPPANKLLAPGAGLVDRLRDALTGRGKHG; encoded by the coding sequence ATGGGACACGGAGGAGACGTCATCGACGAGCTGGTGACCGATCACCGGGAGGTCGAGGAGATCTTCGGCCGGATCGAGTCTCTGCCGTCGGGTGACAAAGACCGCAAGGTCTACGCCGACCAGGCCACCATGGAACTGGTGCGCCACTCGGTGGCCGAGGAGGCCTACCTGTACCCCGCGGTGCGGGAGCACCTGGTCAACGGGAACACCATGGCGGACCGGGAGATCGAGGACCACTCCAAGGCCGAGCGGATCATGAAGGATCTGGAGGGCTGTGAGGCGGGTGACCCCGAGTTCGACCGGCTCGTCACCATGCTCATGAGCGAGATCCGCTCCCACATCGCCGACGAGGAGGAGAACCTCTTCCCCCAACTGCGGGTGGCCTGCCCGGCGGACGCGCTGAACGACCTGGGCGACAAGGTCCGCATGGCCAAGAAGGTGGCCCCGACCAGGCCGCACCCCTCCGCTCCGGACACGCCCCCGGCCAACAAGCTGCTGGCCCCGGGCGCGGGCCTGGTCGACCGGCTGCGTGACGCGCTGACCGGACGCGGCAAGCACGGCTGA
- a CDS encoding amidohydrolase → MSDAVDGTAVDELSARVRKEVARRAELLWEVARELHADPEYAFEEHRAAALLGAELQREGFAVERGVAGLPTAFVARAGARSRPSVALLLEYDALPGLGHACGHNLIAAAGLGAALVARAVLDEDDGTVMAVGTPAEEGGGGKVAEVDAGVFDDVDAALMFHPGVYSWQWAPLTAQAQYRVGFHGRAAHPTGNPTEGIDALAALIQLFNTLAVIGRRLPEGSHVQGIVTDGGRATNIVPEYAEGLFGLRAATTTALEDLAGELLTCAHGVARATGTTASVVRATLRYEHFRDSTVLSGRFARHLERAGLTMTPPAPGVYLGSSDIGNVSGRVPAIHPFVAIMGPDGSDHTPEFAAAAASERGRQVLLAATEALACTALDVLLRPEVRERAWIDHATGLSLG, encoded by the coding sequence GTGAGCGACGCCGTAGACGGAACGGCCGTGGACGAACTGTCCGCACGGGTACGCAAGGAGGTGGCCCGTCGGGCGGAGCTGCTGTGGGAGGTCGCGCGGGAACTGCACGCCGACCCGGAGTACGCCTTCGAGGAACACCGGGCCGCCGCGCTGCTGGGCGCGGAGCTCCAGCGCGAGGGATTCGCGGTGGAGCGGGGCGTGGCCGGACTGCCCACGGCCTTCGTCGCCCGGGCGGGCGCCCGCAGCCGCCCGTCCGTCGCGCTGCTGCTGGAGTACGACGCCCTGCCCGGCCTCGGGCACGCCTGCGGCCACAATCTGATCGCCGCCGCCGGACTCGGCGCCGCCCTTGTCGCGCGGGCCGTCCTGGACGAGGACGACGGCACGGTCATGGCGGTGGGCACGCCCGCCGAGGAGGGCGGCGGAGGCAAGGTGGCCGAGGTCGACGCCGGAGTGTTCGACGACGTCGACGCCGCGCTGATGTTCCATCCGGGGGTGTACAGCTGGCAGTGGGCCCCGCTGACCGCGCAGGCCCAGTACCGGGTCGGCTTCCATGGCCGCGCCGCCCACCCCACCGGCAACCCCACCGAGGGCATCGACGCCCTCGCGGCGCTGATCCAGCTGTTCAACACCCTCGCCGTGATCGGACGGCGGCTGCCGGAGGGCTCGCACGTCCAGGGCATCGTCACGGACGGCGGCCGGGCGACGAACATCGTCCCCGAGTACGCGGAGGGCCTCTTCGGCCTGCGCGCCGCGACGACCACGGCGCTGGAGGACCTCGCGGGGGAACTGCTCACCTGCGCGCACGGCGTGGCCCGGGCGACCGGAACGACGGCCTCGGTGGTCCGCGCCACGCTCCGCTACGAGCACTTCCGCGACAGCACGGTCCTCTCCGGGCGGTTCGCCCGGCACCTGGAACGGGCGGGCCTCACCATGACACCGCCCGCACCGGGCGTGTACCTGGGCTCCTCCGACATCGGGAACGTCAGCGGGCGGGTGCCTGCCATCCACCCCTTCGTCGCGATCATGGGTCCGGACGGTTCCGACCACACACCCGAGTTCGCCGCCGCGGCCGCCTCCGAGCGTGGCCGTCAGGTCCTGCTGGCGGCCACGGAGGCGCTGGCCTGCACGGCCCTGGACGTGCTGCTGCGCCCGGAGGTACGGGAGCGGGCGTGGATCGACCACGCGACGGGGCTCAGCCTCGGATGA
- a CDS encoding metallophosphoesterase family protein, with protein MIRVAAVGDIHMGPDSQGLLRPAFDTLPDCADLLLLAGDLTRHGTPEEARVVAQEVRGLPVPVVAVLGNHDHHDEQPEKVTGILQEAGVTVLEGEGTVLECGGTRVGVAGTKGFGGGFVGRSAGEFGEPLMKEFVRYTRRSADGLRSALEELGKQDCEVRVALTHFSPVADTLAGEPPEIYPFLGSYLLAEAIDTAGADLSVHGHAHAGTEHGMTAGGVRVRNVAQPVIRRAFNVYQLHTS; from the coding sequence GTGATCCGCGTCGCCGCCGTGGGGGACATCCACATGGGGCCCGACAGCCAGGGGCTGCTGCGGCCCGCCTTCGACACGCTGCCCGACTGCGCCGACCTGCTGCTCCTGGCCGGGGACCTCACCCGGCACGGCACCCCGGAGGAGGCCCGCGTCGTCGCCCAGGAGGTACGGGGGCTGCCGGTACCCGTCGTCGCCGTGCTCGGCAACCACGACCACCACGACGAACAGCCCGAGAAGGTCACCGGCATCCTCCAGGAGGCCGGCGTGACGGTCCTGGAGGGCGAGGGAACGGTCCTGGAATGCGGCGGCACCCGGGTCGGCGTCGCCGGGACCAAGGGCTTCGGCGGCGGGTTCGTCGGACGCAGCGCCGGGGAGTTCGGCGAACCGCTGATGAAGGAGTTCGTGCGCTACACCCGGCGCAGCGCGGACGGTCTGCGGTCCGCCCTGGAGGAACTGGGGAAACAGGACTGCGAGGTGCGGGTGGCCCTCACCCACTTCTCCCCCGTCGCCGACACCCTCGCCGGCGAGCCGCCGGAGATCTACCCGTTCCTCGGCAGCTATCTGCTCGCCGAGGCGATCGACACCGCGGGCGCCGACCTGTCCGTCCACGGACACGCCCACGCGGGCACGGAGCACGGGATGACCGCCGGGGGCGTACGCGTGCGGAACGTGGCCCAGCCGGTGATCCGGCGGGCGTTCAACGTGTACCAGTTGCACACGTCCTGA
- a CDS encoding BON domain-containing protein: MTEPAAEHAGTGGTARPEENVEYRVAHLRDRLAAEELGELGVRAEIRAGAVVVSGTVPSAQCRETLLRTVDEALAGLAVHTDVVVAENASPDHAEELS; this comes from the coding sequence ATGACCGAGCCCGCCGCGGAGCACGCGGGCACCGGCGGGACCGCCCGCCCCGAGGAGAACGTCGAGTACCGCGTCGCCCATCTGCGCGACCGCCTCGCCGCCGAGGAACTCGGCGAACTGGGCGTGCGGGCGGAGATCCGGGCCGGAGCGGTCGTGGTCAGCGGCACGGTGCCCTCCGCACAGTGCCGGGAGACCCTGCTGCGGACCGTCGACGAGGCGCTGGCCGGACTGGCCGTGCACACGGACGTGGTGGTGGCGGAGAACGCCTCCCCCGATCACGCTGAGGAGCTGTCGTGA